CTAAACCCTTCAAGAAATGAGGATCGGATACAAACACAAGTAAGCGGTAATGAACTGTGTTAGGTGAAAATAACCTACGGCATAAGATGATCAAGAAGGTAATACAACGATTCATGAGTTTGTATACAGTCTCACTAACTGTTAAATGTTGCGAGCAGCACGTTTATCAGCATGAACTAGGCATAAAGTGAAGCTGAACCTAGATGAGCCTTTTCACCAGCCCTGGAACAACAAAGCCTCATTTCTCATAGATTTGTGTCCTCAGCATACTTGCCACAGTCCCAATTcaccctccctgcctcccactACTATCTGCTCCTTTCTGCCAGTATTCCTAGATCTCCTCCTTGTCTCAGACTACTATCTGGGCAAGCAGCAGGGTATTTGGTGCCTGGCTTTGTATGTAATACTACAACCTAGCAACTATGTGTGTGTTGAACCAGCAGCTAAGTAGCTTAGACTAGGTAAATCCTGAATAAAGGTAAGGGCTCCATCTCTTTCCATAGGAACAGGAATTGTTTTCATGATTACTGGATTTCACaaaatttacaaatatattctCATATTTTAATGTCTAGCTTTAACTGGATTTGTTACAAAGGCAGCTCTTGGGTTCAATTGTTATTGGGAAGGCAGGCAATGGAGGAATGCCTCCTCACAATGTATTACCATggaaaactactttaaaatgcTGAGTTTACAACTGCGAGGGTACCAAGGATTTGCCCTGAGAGTTCTGACTGCTCTCGGTTTGAAACAGACTGAAGAAAGCTAAGGGACAGTTGTAAAAGGGGCATGGTTATAATCcatttttttactatttgtaGTCACTGACAGTTGTTTTTATACCATAAGCTGCAACTGCAGTTGTTAGTAACTGGATTTCATTATTTCCACATCTTAGAAGAAAGGGCAAGATATGAAAGGCTAGAACCAAATATCTCTTGCTGCTGCAGGTACAGCTCACGTTTGCTCAATgatttgaaaaagttttaagaTACCCACTGTTTATGTTTTCTTAGCTGCCCAGTTAATATGGATCTGTAGAAAATCCCAGTCATGTTGGGGCATATAGCTTAGCACTATACATTCAGTGATgggcagttaaaaaaaaaaaaaaaaaatcttacatatTATGCCACAAATGTAGTCAGTATTATGGCTACAAATCTTACCCTTGAAATATATTCTATCAAAACCACCATCCATGCCTTGTAACATTTCCTGTCATCAAGACAAAACTTGGATGAGCTGTACATAACTGGAGCAGGTTCAAAACCATCTGCaggcagaaattatttataagtGTCCATTGTTTACAGCTAAAATAAAGTCTCCTGCTACACAGCATTCTGACACAGCACAGTACTGGCATACAGCTCTCCTCAACAGGATCATGACCTCCAAAATGACAGCACACAACTCTGTCCTTACTGTGAACCAGCaacacaaaataattgtttgCTTTCCTATGGGTTTACTGAAAGCTAAAAGTAATACTTTGCACAGAAGTACTTCCACTTAAACAAGCAAGACTACTTGTAAGCAATTCCAGCACATGGGTAAGGGCTGGGAAGGAAGGTCGGATACTGAGTGGTTACACAGTTGAACACTGGGGGTCTGGCCTAATGCTTTAGTATTTGTTTTACATCAGTGCAGTTCCActaaaacacacattttaataTGGCAAAAATCTAGGTAATGCCACAGTAAATCACACCGCAGAAAGTTAACTGTTAACACTTTGCAGAatgggaaagatttttcttggcttttttcagTAGGATAATAGCAAGTGCCTCTTTGTAACATCAGGTTACACAGCCTTTTCACCATATAAAGGcctgtcttctgttttatttttagtcctGGATGGCTAAGCTGTTCACCAACAGCTATTTTCTCACCTCATGCCCCCAAGTCCTTTCTCTGACAGGTCTTGTGGCTGGAGAACTCCAGCGCAGTCAGCGCCTCAGCCCAGAGAAGCCGACCAGCCTCAGCTGTGTTACAGCTGGGTGGGCGCAGGAACCCTCCTTAACTCCTCCAGCAAATAATCACCAGGTTTCTCTGCTCAGCTGATGCATTTTGGCCTTGAACTGTAAAATGCCTGTTGTGCATTTGTAAGAGACATCTCCATTACTGCCAAGGATGCAGTTCTATTGTGCTTATACGAAACACTTTGTGCCGAAAGCATGGCTTTTGGCAATTTACTGACCCATGTCATCATCTCATCTCTACTCCAACAAGGAAACTCATTATGAAGGTTATGTTTCCAAACAGTACTACTGCTTTGCTACAAGAACCTATCCACGCAGGCAGGAACCTATCTACTCAGGCAGGGCAGACTTATGCTTCACTGCATTTCCTTAGGTCTGTGAGTTGACACATTCACGTGCTTAGAAAATTAGGAGTCGATGCAAGACccatttcctctcatttaaATGTTTACAGTAACTCAAAACCAGTGAAGAAACCAAATTAGGAACACACAGTATGAACCTAGTTTTCTACAGACCAACAGCCAGCTGTGAAAGATACCCAGACTCGGGTGGTTCTCCCagctcagaaaagaaacatctcCCTGACTTCTGATGTATATTCCATTAGACGtattctgaagtaattttaagttttccagaaaaaaacacaacagggCTATTCCTTGAGTGAGAAGAATGCCAAGGTGATATTTTTTGATAAATAAATGCTTCTACTATACAGCCAGTGTAATCCTGTTgactgtgggggaaaaaaatgtataaaaaattTAGCTATTAGATTTccttctatttgtttttttctgagtaacCTGCACTACATAAAACCATTAATTTGCTAAGTGCAGGACAGATGTCCCAGTTCAAGAGAGGATATCCATTCAGAAAGTAATTAACTCCTCTTAACTTCATGCCTTTattaaataaagataaatttaataatatatttacataattttctgaaataaaccaTTGTCTGATCCTGCATGAATTTCGTAACAGTTGCAGGATGCACCATCTTATATTGCAAATCTAAACTGCAAACAGGTAAGATTGTCACAAGTACTATTTTCCTTCCAATAGCTATAAAAAACTaaagcagaatttcatttttgttttcatttgctagCTGCCTTCTCCCCCTTTTATGCtctatttttcatcctttttttccttttagacaTTACCTCTCAAACCAACTTAATAATCTAACACTTACTTGCAAAAAGTGACTTACTTAAGGAGTGAATCCACGCAGAACATTCTGTAATGCATGCAAGTATGTGAACTGCAGTTTTGGAAACAGTTTGTTTACTGTAAATGAAACTTAGGTTCTGTGAAAGAACTCCTGCTGAAGATAATGAAAATTCCAAGTATTCAGtaccttggggaaaaaaaacgcagcacttgaaatatttttaatggactTACTACTGAATATTCCTCTCAGATGttactattttttcccttttatttctttacaaactGACATCACTTAAAATGACATAGATTTATTCATCTTCAAAAATAACTTagcaactttttaaaagctgattttgcACTTTTTAGTGGTAGCATCTACATAATATcaatacaaaaatttaaattacacAGTCTCAACAGGAATATCTTCTCATGTCTGTGTTTCTGAACCACTTATTAAAGAGCATTACAAACAAATCCATCTGCTGTGATACCACTGTTCTCCACATTCGTTACAAATAACGTAAGTCAACATTTGTTCATCTGGATTTGTGCTTCGTACCCAACCTGGAAGAAAGAGTGTTCCCCTGGCAATCATAGTGACAGTGCAGTCAAATTTTTCACAGCGCCTacactttattttgtttgtctgtGTACCATTAATAACTTGTGGAAGCTGATGTTCCTGAACAGATGATTCTGTGTACAGAGCCCTGAGCTGTTTCAGTTCATCGCTGGCCATTTCCATCACTGTCATCTCAGCAAAAGCCTTTGGACTCAACGTCCCTGAAAAAAGGTTATGTCTTAAGTGGCAACTTTTAGGGTTCTTCAGGTTAGAGATTTTGCTTCTGATACAGTTTTTatactttttgtcatttttagcATGAAGAGCAAAAATATGTTCTTCGATTTCTTTAGATAGCTCTACCCATTTATCAGTTCCTTCTTGGTCTTTGGCAGAACCAGTCAAAGCTTTATAAAGAAGATCCGTACATTTACACCTCAGAGCTCTCATCGGATCCTGCTGCAGACTTGCTTCATTAACAAGAGGTTTAGAATCTCTACAATCAGTGTGTTGCTCCTCAAAACACGAAAGCTGATTCATGCTGCCTTCTGTGTCATTACGTACTGCATTTTTTACAGTTTGCAATGGGACCAAAACTTTCGAACTAGTAGCATCTAATGCCTCCTGCTGAAATGGTCCTTCAGACAGCAACTGCTCTCTAGGAACCACACTGAGATGTTCAATTTCCTCCTTCACGGACACAGACACTGACTTTTTAACTTGCATTGACTGAACACAGTTATTCTTGTAAAGTCCTTTCCACCTTGATAAtaactgctttgctttctttttcaactCTACTGAAGGGCAGCTCTTGAGTACTCTGTATACAGCCTTGGCAACTTCTGTCCCCTGAAGATATTCTATAGTCATATCAACATCTTCAAGTTCTTTAAGATGATCCTCAATATCTTGGAAATTGTTCTCAGACAGTAGTTTTTCAATACAATGGGCTCTGTGTACAATATTTTTCTGGTCAGACATTTTTGaacctgaaagcaaaaaatgtttattgtatttattgCAGTTATGacattaattcattttctgtatattctcacatggttttctttttattttatgttattttacaCCACTTTATTTGTGTACATCACTGGGTTTGCCAGCTTTTTCTTGAGGTAGTGTATAGTAGAGTTAGTGGAGCAAATGCAAATCGCAGAGGAGCCTGGGtcctggaaaaatgaaagtggGCATGCTGGTCTAACTCATGCAAGGAAAGTACCAGCAGAAAGGACAGCCCACAGGGATTTCTGCTGGAGTAGAGTTAACGATTTAAGAAGTAGGGTATGACactaatttttaaggaaaagcagTGTCTTGCCCAAAACCACACTAACAAAGACACTACtaacataacaaaaatatttgtcatacTTCTTTCTCTACACATGTATACCACAACAGAAGTTCAGAGGGAGATTCTCAACTGCTACAAGAAGGTAGGCAACTACACAACCATTCTGCTGTATGAGATTACAGGTAGACTTTGCAGTCTTTGTGCATTAGTAGACTCTATAACTACTGGACTACCAAGAAGCTACGAGTTctgaaaatcagcatttttcacCAAAAGCACCAGATGACCACCTGCTGATGTTTAAAATCTAGACACTGTTATCAAATTATATGCTTTccaacaaataaaaagcaggcTTTATAGGCAGTGTATCTCCCCCTCCTCACACATAcagagaaacaataaaaacattagtAGGGTTTTTACAGCATTGGCATCAACAAATTGAATTTAATAAGaatactgttttcagaaaatcagtCTGTTTTTCTATCACAGAAATTTAAAGTCTATTAAAAACCATGTTTGGGACCTTCTGCTATAACAGGTATTTGAATAACATAATGATCTCACACTGTTGAACACATTCTTCCCAATAAGCTCCAGAAGCAGATTTGTAAGTAACCACTCCAATAATTTAATCTGAAAGGTGCAATGACAAGGAAGTTTACTGCAAGACTCCAAATCTGGGGAGATCATTGCTGTCATCTTTCAGAATGCATTTGCAAAATAACCCTCCTCAGAAAAACTGACTTATGTCTCAGCTTTTGGGAGCCCatatttaaacctttttttccatgaatTCAGTACAAGTTGCAATGACACAGAATAATAGAGAAGTGGATCCAAAAACTCCACATTGTAAAGTGCTTTTTCAGTTGTTGGGTCTTTGGGGTTGTGTGTTcggttggttttttgggttttgtttttttttttaaaaaaaatcagtcattcCTATAACTATACCCTAACTTACCAAGATATTTCCACAAATCCTTATAATAAATGCTGAGACATTTGGTTAattgggattttgtttttaataaaatctgcaAGTTTCCACTTGGTTTCTCAAAACAAACCGTTTAgttaaaatcaaatatatagGTTTTGTCATTAGAAGACTAACTTGGAGTAGGGACCAATGTGTAGCACAGctatgatttttcaaaaatttgttttgctaCTGTCATTTGTATATGTTGTAGCCTGCATAATGGAGAATCATTGATACATGTAGAAATTAGATATATGCATTAAGAATGACCGataaaaagttaaagaaaacttCCATACTCACATTGGTTTGGTTAATAACTTCTACAGCAGACAAATGACATACCTgtgaattgtttttttaatttcagcctTTTTCCTCAAGCCTTTGTTacttcaaaagaataaaattaaggaGCTAACGTGACCATGGTAACTGACCAAAAACCACTGGCCTATATGACTTCTTCAAGCACCTGGTGGAGATGTCAGAGTTTTCAGGCCTTCTGTGGAACTTTTATATGTTACCATAACTTGATATAAATGATATTAGGGAGTTCTTCAATTAGTAAATAGCTGAACACATTTTATTGGGAGCTGCAAAACAAAGGTTTGGGGCTACTCTGCAGCAAATTTAAGTAAGTGAGCCTCAGTGGATCTTAAGCCCAAAACGCCATTCTGGTTCCTACGTGACCCTCGACCTTTCGCTTGCTATGCAAAAGATTATGTTACATCTCTTCCAAAAGCTTCTCTTTAGAGCTGCTAACAGAGAAGCAAGGTGGACTAGTAAACTTTCAACCAAGgtccccactgctgcccttTCCCTTGCCAGCTCTTGCATCATACAAAGTCCTAATCTAACTTCTAGGAATTTGCAAAAATAGAAAGACACATTCCTCTACATTCTAAAAAGTACCTATTTTCTTAGAGCCGTAGCATTATTAAAGCATGCTCCCATATATTCTGACGcattaaatggaaagaaaaaggggattTCGGAATGCAGAGTCTCATAGCTTGAGTTAAGATTTCCTTTTGATTCCTTTTTATCAAGCCCTTTGACCAAAAAATGCTCCATGCATTGCTATGTGCAAATTTACACACAAAACGAGTTAATACTACTAATGTTATTCTCCTGTTAAAGGAACTCACAAGCAGATTTCTTGCACCATCACTGTTTCCATGATGAAACCTCCTGAGaatgggggaagaggagggacaaGTGAAACAGCTGGGTAATTTGAACCCTCTGTTGCTTTCTATGACCAGCAGCCCAGCTAACTTGTTTTCTGCATGACAGAAACGACTTCAAACTTTAGGTACAGCCTCAGAGctccacaaaacaaacagacagAGAGAGAGCATAAACCTTCACATGTTTCTATAATCCTGAACCACAGAACCAGCCTGACATCCATAGTGAACAATCCCTGCATTTACTTAATCTGTATATAAACAACTCATTCTTGTCTGACATTTTGAAGTGCTGTGAAACCTCAATAATGGCTACTACAGAAAGTGATTTACTACTCCAGAAGCTTCAGAA
This sequence is a window from Balearica regulorum gibbericeps isolate bBalReg1 chromosome 1, bBalReg1.pri, whole genome shotgun sequence. Protein-coding genes within it:
- the TCEANC gene encoding transcription elongation factor A N-terminal and central domain-containing protein — its product is MSDQKNIVHRAHCIEKLLSENNFQDIEDHLKELEDVDMTIEYLQGTEVAKAVYRVLKSCPSVELKKKAKQLLSRWKGLYKNNCVQSMQVKKSVSVSVKEEIEHLSVVPREQLLSEGPFQQEALDATSSKVLVPLQTVKNAVRNDTEGSMNQLSCFEEQHTDCRDSKPLVNEASLQQDPMRALRCKCTDLLYKALTGSAKDQEGTDKWVELSKEIEEHIFALHAKNDKKYKNCIRSKISNLKNPKSCHLRHNLFSGTLSPKAFAEMTVMEMASDELKQLRALYTESSVQEHQLPQVINGTQTNKIKCRRCEKFDCTVTMIARGTLFLPGWVRSTNPDEQMLTYVICNECGEQWYHSRWICL